The following proteins are co-located in the Pyricularia oryzae 70-15 chromosome 1, whole genome shotgun sequence genome:
- a CDS encoding tetracenomycin polyketide synthesis O-methyltransferase tcmP: MATSTATEQGKGRVTLSGAQETLLLTLLARADDAESAHPILNDTLSAKIRKRIQEEHGYRFRERIPTPSKTFMAKLISARAKIFDEATEKFLRKNPGPATVLHLACGMDTRCHRVKWQGPGRVWIDVDKKDVVELRRAVVEDPDVPQGQGEYRLECPDIINDADWLRDIRVPNDRPVLIMFEGLVMYLNSEMVLGLFSKIMRHFEGNGKGGEIHFDSMGAAGYFILKIVGWNLVRNMGATFDFYMSNGQWLELHNPGLRQVNRESQAVALIRIVPYLWIFRVAVEVVDYLVGGTLLGGVYEFKF; the protein is encoded by the coding sequence ATGGCAACCTCTACAGCAACCGAACAAGGCAAGGGCAGGGTCACTCTCAGCGGCGCCCAGGAGACGCTGCTGCTGACTCTGTTGGCGcgcgccgacgacgccgagtCAGCCCACCCTATCCTCAACGACACTTTGTCTGCCAAGATCAGGAAACGGATTCAAGAGGAGCACGGCTACCGCTTTCGAGAACGCATACCGACACCTAGCAAGACCTTTATGGCCAAGCTGATCTCGGCGAGGGCCAAGATCTTTGACGAGGCGACCGAGAAGTTTTTGCGCAAAAACCCGGGTCCCGCCACCGTGCTGCACTTGGCCTGCGGCATGGACACGCGGTGTCATCGAGTCAAATGGCAAGGCCCGGGGCGCGTCTGGATCGACGTGGACAAGAAGGATGTGGTGGAACTGCGGAGGGCGGTGGTGGAGGATCCCGACGTGCCGCAGGGTCAGGGAGAGTACAGGCTGGAGTGTCCCGATATCATCAACGACGCGGATTGGCTGCGCGACATCCGCGTGCCCAATGACAGGCCGGTGCTGATCATGTTTGAAGGCTTGGTCATGTACCTGAATTCTGAAATGGTCCTTGGTCTGTTCAGCAAAATCATGCGGCATTTCGAGGGCAACGGGAAGGGAGGAGAGATACACTTTGATTCCATGGGAGCGGCCGGGTACTTCATCCTAAAAATAGTCGGCTGGAACTTGGTGAGGAACATGGGTGCGACGTTCGACTTTTACATGTCCAACGGACAGTGGTTGGAGCTTCACAACCCTGGTCTGCGTCAGGTCAACCGGGAATCGCAAGCTGTGGCTTTGATAAGAATCGTACCCTACTTGTGGATCTTCCGAGTAGCTGTCGAGGTGGTCGATTACCTTGTTGGGGGGACACTGCTAGGGGGCGTGTATGAGTTTAAATTTTGA